In the Neodiprion virginianus isolate iyNeoVirg1 chromosome 2, iyNeoVirg1.1, whole genome shotgun sequence genome, ATCATGCAATCATgcataattttattccaatcTTCTCCTGTTACTATTCGAAACAGCATTGCAACACCGGTTACAGGAGATTCGAAATTGGCACGTCTGAAAATCATTTATGGTCAATTAGATACTGCCCCCTCATTGTAtcaaaaaagaagagaatCGGATACGTTTCACTGAGGAAGTAGGAGGAATACTTCTTGATttcaatttagaaaattttattcctatCCTCCGTAACTTCGAGGTAACAATGCCTGCACTGACCTTCCAATTCCTTCGCCGTACTTAACTGTTCCAAAAATAATAGTTCCTGCAAGagcataaaaaaatacaagcaGAAACATGCCGAATATGATGAAGAAGCTTTTGCAGACTGACACACCAACGGTCAACATCAGCATTTTTAATGTAGTGTGCTTTCCAGTGATCGTAAAAAATCTTAATATCACGACCATAAATCCGATGAAGTACGACaaatcattctaaaattgaaattcatttgtATGTCAATGAGGATACAATAGCTGTGAAACGTTCAAATTCTATTTCGCCTGATTTCCTTACTTTGATCATCCAGTGAATAATTATCCAAATTACTCCGACAACCGTGACCAACAGGTCGTATCTGTTTCGTCTAGATTGCCAATAACCACGGGGAGTAAATgctatatttttcattacaactTCGACTAGAAATACTAATGTTAGTATCGTTGACACTGTCGCTAACGGTTCTGTGTGTTCCTCTTCACTTCTCCACTAAAAATTAAGCATTTGATTGTGGATAAACTGATGCGTCTTCACCAAAAACCAAAACAATTCTAAATTGTTACACTTACAGAAACACAGAGTAATCCGCTGTTTATAAGCACCATTACAGCAATAAACCtcttgaaataaatattttgtgtAATGTCATAAATGAATGCTCGGAACTTCTTTCCATCAGGCCTAGGAGGGAGATGCAGTGGCTGAGCGattttcaatcttttcttCAAGTCACACCTAATGTAGTACAATTATTTCAACACAGTTATTCAATATTGTATGAAATTGAACATTTGCAGTAACTGATATTTCTCTGCAAATCCTTACCAACGTCTTTGATCAACAGTCAATAACGCTGTACCCTTGTTCTCAGAGTAATTAGCGATGACAACGCCGACAAATAAAGTCAGTCCAATCATGCATccaagaaatatatatatgtgtatgtaaaTGGCATGAACCTGAAACATGATAGAATTGAAATACTGTAACGTTGTTGAAATGTGAATGAACAACTTGAGTAAGAGGAACGATACTCACTGGTCCAAGTGCTTTTATCAAAACGTCACGAACGTCTAGCCAGCCTTTGAATGAGAGTACTTCAAAGAGCGCAAGCATGGCATCGCCAATATTGTCAAAATTAAATCTCCTTGGATTCGCCCTGGAAGTAATAAGTTTTGAATTGAGTAGAAAAATGTAGAATTGTGGCCTTTGCTTCAGTCAAATGAGTCTTGGAGTGAAATAGCCAAATAGACTACGTGTAAAGTTTGATTGGAAAATGGAGCTCACCAAACTCGAGGAACCAGTATAGAAGGATAGCTTTCGTTATCTCCTGGCTGCAGTTTCATTTTAGTTACAAAAACTCTTCTCATGAAAACACCAACACAATCCTCTCTTCTCAAAATTGTTGGATCATTGCAGCGAGCTAATCGACCGCCATATAATTGCACACCATAGCTTGCGAAGACAAACATTAGTAAGATCAGCAACGTAGATACCTTGAAGTAGATTTTGTGTTTTTATGTGCATATAATTACTGTTTAAAGATGACTGGAATGCTGACCacatttcttaaaaaaattatttcataagCTACTAACCagtaaaatttctttgaagCCTCTGCACAACTCATACACAACTTTTCTCATATGGGGAACTAATGTGAATATTCTCAAAGGCCGAACACAGCGCAATATCATCAGTAGTTGTGCACCAGAATTAGGAGGAACACTTTTTGGCATCCAGCAAAGAAAGACCAAGCTCACCTGTGGAGGAAGAATACTTTTTGTACAATGGAATACGATAATGAATATTATGTACAAGCTTACCACGTATATAAACACGTCCAATACAGAAGCTACGTCCTTGATATAAGCTtttggagtgaaaaaaagacCATCAGCAAGTATTTTTAATGCTAGTTCAAAGCTCATAAATATTACAAAGCCATATTCTGCTATTTGAAGGGCTGGAACTTCCATCACTCGATACTTAGGTGTCTCAAACATCATGGATAAGCAAGACAATGTTGTTGCGCATATCATTACCCAATCTAGGTACGTTACAAGGCCCAGAAAGTTACTGTAAATAAAAACATATGCTTAAGTAGTGGGAGTCACGATTCtatattttgaattgaattcgttattgttcaaaaaaatttaatcaacgTTTTCGCATCTACTTACTGCAGGCTTTTATATTgcacttttctttcttttccagTTAGTGGGTCTTTCAAGCGTGCATCATATCTAGCGTAAACAAGCAGCTGACATATTTTCCTGAATTTGCTCTCACGTGGCACAGCAAACAATGGAGTATCAAAAAAAGGGTGGTTCTCTCTCAAGTCATCCTCACGTTGatttcttggaaaattttatgaaaatgtaTAAACTTATGGAGATGTAAGTACTAGGATATAAAATGACCAGAGAGGTATGAGAACTTTGCAATTAGCTGGATATCGTACCTCCGCATTTCCGCTTGTTGTCTTTTGGCCTGTAACAATTTGATATCTAAGTCGTGCGGCCTGCTTCTGGACGAACTGACTCTATTTATTGCTCCAATATCGCCGTTTTCCATTAGGTGTTCATAGGTTTGTTTTAACTTTATTGATCCGCTTCGAACACTTCTTCGAATCGACCTGTATCAAAAACGTGACCTAACTACTGTTTCACTGTGCCACagagtaataattttttttttgaaaagtctTGAATGACTCACTTTTTTTGATCTATTCGTAACTGTTTTGCGCTGCTGACGGTGCCTTGTGGTTTAAGTAGAGTTTTTCCTGGTACTGGAATCATTGCTGAATCCCCCAACATCAATCTTTGATTATTAGAATCACTGTGAAACAAATCAagatttgtttgaaaaattctgtctAATGTTCTATGCACATGAAATAAGATGTCTTGtttaattcaaatttgcaAAGTAGTCTATAAATTTTGTAGACTCTTACTTAATGATGTAGGTGATTGCAGCTTTTCGTAAATTTGTTACGATATTTCTCACTTTTGGTGGGTTATTCAATATCTTGACAGGCCTCTGCTTGCGGTATACCATTTTGGAATCAAATGTTTCATTTACTTTCTTGACCCCTTCGTTTTCATCATCTTCCACTTCAAATATAAACTGCCTCATAAAACTTTCTCTTACCTAATAaatgcaataataataattttttaattccttgAGTTTTTCAATCTTATATGTCAGTCCCATTGCAGAGACGTATATACCTTTGGAAGATTGAAATCTGATGGCACTTTGTGCAAACAAGTCATTTGTGGACTATCTGGAAATCTTTCAAATATCCGCAATCTGAATGGAAGTGTTTCCTTTATCTCAGCACTTTGTTCTCTAAATTTCAACTGTTTCAGTTTCTTTATGTCTTCGTCTAGTTCTAAATTATCCAAAATGACTGCGACGAATAAACTCAAGACTATCTGAAAAAAGGTTTTTAGTGAAGAAACTTTTTACCCTGTACATAAAATTAGTAACGAATGAAAGTTAATCAGATGGTCATTATTACCAGCGTGACAAACAAGTGGTacagaataaaatatactgCAACAAATGGAGCCATTGTTTCATGAGTGCGTAGCATTGTTTCATCCATAACTTCGACCCAAGCCTCTTGTGTCAAAATTTGGAACATGGACATAAACGCCTGTAAATAAAGTATAGATACTATTACAGTTTCTATAGTTTTTTTGCGGAAATCAATGTTGTAGTAGTCCAAAGTTACCTCACCTCGGGAAAACTCTCAAATTTCGTGAAATCGCATAGATAACAAAACAACTGCATCGAAATACTGGATGATATGACTAGCAGGCACATAGTGAAGATGATTAGACTACCGAGTTTTTTACCAGGGCCAAATATCTTGTAGACAAAGTCTTCCAGCATTGGGGAAGCCTTAATAAGTCTGAATACACGTAGCACCTGAAAATGTCACACGTGTCGTAACATTTGGTCAAGTTAAAACTTGGGAAGTAGAATGGTTTTTACCTGAAAATACGTGAATCCAGATAAGTAAAAAAGTGGTATAACGTGGAAAGTAGTCCCAATTGCTAATAGCAATTCAAATTTATGAATTGAATGCCGGTAATAACCTCGGAATCCCAGACACCAGATTTTGAACAGAGTTTCGAGGTCcaaaaatatcgtaaaaacaATCTGCagtaataaatttcacgtaTACACGTACTGATAGAACTAATATACAGAATAAAATTGTGACATatgttgatttttcaaaactttttgaTTGCTGGTATTAATTTGTTTTGAGTAATATTTTAAAGCTGTCTTGAAAATAAGAAGTTACTGACTTCTGCATAATAATAGTTGTCATAGTAAGTATGTCTTGGTCTTTCATCATGCTTAAAGTTCATCGTTGCAGTGGTAATGCCGTTCGCCAGAATAGCACACATTACAACCATACGGAATTGCGGGGATCGCAGTACTGCATGACAAAATGGTGATGCTAAACCAGCGTGTTTATTGTCATCCAAAGTTATAAGTTTCCAGCCATTGTCGTCACCGGTTAAAATCTGAAATTGCATTGAACTAATCTGTTGAGactgaatcgaaaaaaatgaaaacaaactCTCTATTCCACAGttaaaatggttgaaaaatgcATTACATTGACTGGGTATACGAATTTTGGATAAAACAACTTCATGCTAGAGAAAGTGTTAGTTTTAAATTCACCTGCGATGCAGAACTCCCACTAATATGTCCTCTGACACCCCACATTTGTTGAAATTGGACCCGAATTTCATTAAACGTTTCAGTTATTACGGCTATGAAAACGTTTTTCACAAGCCATGCTAGGAAAAAGATCATAGTGCTGAAGTAGAAGGCTGCTCTCCAACCTGGCAGACTATCAATAGCTCGGTACATGATGAAAACCCATCCTTCTTGAGACGCCGCTTGATAGACGGTGAAAATACTAGTCGCTAAAATAAGCAGATTCGATCATACCTAATTTTTGATAGTGACttgttaattttgataaatgcATACTTTTATTTCACACTCACCGAACTCGTCAAATCCATTGAAACCCATAATATACCTGGATAGTTCTAATTTCATACACTTCATACCCTCAGGACACTGATACCCAGATTCTGGATCCGTAGAACAAAAAGTGTCTGGAATTGCTAAGCTATTTATCGTAATATGATTTGAGTCTGTTGTGTTCAGAACACAGTGATTTTTTAGCTCCCCAAAAAATTGCACTCCCAGTAATCCGTAAAGAGACataaagaaaaggaagaacaACGTTACATTGTAAATTTGTTGGCTTGATCgtctgaaaatgaatattccaTGTATAAGTATATCACATGTGACAAAGTATCAaaaatctatatatttatcGGCATGTTATTTTCTCTGTACTAGAAAATCTAAGTCATTGAACTCCACTACATTCTCACATGAAACTATAGTGATATGTTATAATTACATGATTATATCTATAATACGTTCttacttgaaaatttgatttattcttGATTTTGGCATAGAGAACTTGAGGAAGACACGAAGAAAGCGAATCATAATCAGTGGCCTCGGTGCTCTCAAGATGGATGCATAACTGAATCGCAAGACAAGACCTAGCATCTCAAACATTTGCAGGATGACAGAGAGCCATAAAAAGAATACCATACTCGCATCGAACTGGCACCAATGATCTTTCAAGTAAGGCACTTCACCCTGAAATGAACTAGACTGAGAACATATTCTGCTATTGCAACTATGGAACGTCTGAAATCACCAAGTTTTCTAATGCTAACTGAAGTTATTTATTTCGAGGTATAGCTCTGACAAATATGCAGTACATACTTTTTTACCAGCATCAATACTTTGTTAGAACTACTTTTCAGATCAATAATCATTCAACAATTACAAGCGATGCGTTCTATTGAAATTGTGTTGTCAGTTAGCCAACAAAAGTAAATCttttaacatatttttgaacaataaagaaaattgcaGGGTTTTATAGTTTTTGATAATTTAACATATATCGTGGAGATTGACTTTCATTATTAAGCTATTTCAAGGCTAAAAGCTGGCAGCATAACTATATTGCTTGGCTGAACATAACGAGGTTTTTTACGAATTAGTGCATAAGATATatttaataacttttttttatcaacaacaGGGAAGCACAAAACGACACATAttagtaataaaaatagttcTCACAGTTGTTCTGACCTTCAGTATGCCACGAATGTGCATCTTGGCAATCATCTCGGCAGTGAATAGAAATGTGACAACCAAATCGCACACAAAGGTGACATACTGCAGTGGAGGTACCCTCTCGAAAGTTTTTGGTGTGTTAAGGCAGACAGAGGCTAGCGATACTAGAGCGCAAAGCCTCATCAGCCTGCGAACCCATAGCTACAAAGCAAAATAAGAAACATTGTCACTTTAATTCCATCATTCTTTTATACTTTCTCATATATTGTTCTCACTTTGTTGACCCATTCGATATCTGCACTTTCGTTCAGACACTCTTCTGGACCGTAATCTGCCAGAACAGGCTCTCCTTTGAGGCTCTGCTTCCTCCCCAACATCATAATAGGTATTATATTCGCAATGGTGAAGCCtaaaaaacaaatgtttaaattatttggaTGCATTACAACGCCACCATAACTTGATAAACAACATTCAACACTCTGCCCATTTATTATTAGGTGCGTGGATGTTAGTAGATCAGACAATCAGTCTCTGATACTTGACACTTTACTAGTGGACACTTAATCAcataaaaaatgatgattGATCTATGGCCAATAGGTTGAAGAATGATTTGGAATTTAACTATTAGTTAAAATAACGACATTCAGGTACAGTCAGAATTATTTCTCAAATGCAGTATCGATCAGTTTGTAATCTAATGACGAATGAATGTGTGTCGACATATATTATTAAGGTAAAATGTAAATAGACACATACACAAGCATATTAACATCCAGCTTTCAAACACAATGATTTAACTCCCATACTCACGTGACGTTCTAATTTCACCGCTATTATGTATTGTCAAAACACTagctgaaaattattttgaaaacataaGCGGTCTGACATATTTCTTTCTAATATCTAGCTCTGCTTAATCTACACATTTAGAACGAGTTTGATAGTATAAGATGTGTAGatatgaaacatttttcaatgaaattgaatggTCAATATGCTTCTTATACGGTAAACCAGAGATAAGTTGATCTTGTTAAGGAGGGTTTTTACTAGTTTTTGCAATATGATTATAtagaatattttaataaaGCTCAAATACAGTTCAATAAATCATTTCGAACTGGGTGCAACTGTTGATCAAGATCATTAGTTGAGTCTCGTTAAGTGATGAAAGTGACAGTTAGTAATTTCAGtagatttgaaataattgtagttttttttaccAAGATAGAAGGAAGTGAACAAATtgtgaatattaaaaaattgtacacagTTTTGGGTATAAAAAGATAATTATGGGGTATAAGAATGCATTTGTTCTTTCACAACTCGTTCAATATAATCAAAGTCTTACCGTTCTTGTAACAATTTGGTCAACCAATAAACTCTGCCTTCACGGCAATTCGTATAAACTacattttgtataaaataacaacaaaactCAACGATTAATAAAcattttaataataacaaggTAGTGGCATGGTGATCATTTTGTAGGGCAGGTACAGCCAGCTGGGATGCTGGGCATGAGCAGTCAGCAccaatttgaaaatcaatattaGAAACGCTAAGTTGCAGTTTATACGCGATTTCTTTTTACTAAAGAAATTTGTTGAGACATGCAACATTAGGTGACGAATTGTAATATGAACTTGACTGTACGTAGCTACAGTAACTGTTATATTGATTTGTTTCATTTACATACTTGAAACATAACATATAATACTTacagatatgaaaaaaatagaccAAATACGGAAACAATAAAAGAAGACACAAATTTGGAATttagtatgaaaaaattaagaaactttgatttatcttaacttatttatttaaggataaaataaaacaataaaatacaattagAAATTACTAAACCGGTAATGCTGGAAtcgttgaaaatgattaaatcattttgaacacgtatttttttattgtagtATTTCTGCTCAATTGTTCATTTCTATAATACTAATTGTACAACATTTGTAAATAGTTATGCAACTGAGAATATATTTCCCTGCCATGAGTGGTAAATAGAGTAGTAATTCTTGAATCTTTGGTGGTTGAAGTTTGTTCTCATTTCAAGCATGTTTCAACGGATTCAGATACAATTCGATTACTAGACATAACTTGGAAATTTATGCTGTATGTGGATGTAATTGTGTCTAATACTGCCATAAgctattgcaaaaaaaaatagctcTTCATTTGTTTTCTACTGTATTAGCACCTGCTATCATTTTagaaaattcggaatttgggTCTTTAAGAAGATTATATGGCTTATCAAATTCTAATATTTTGCCACTGTTCATAACGAGGACTCGGTCAAGGAACAAAACAGTTTGTAGCCTGTGTGCTATGATCAGTATTGTGCAGAAAGAAAACTCCTGTTGAATTGTAGTCTGAACAGCAATCTCAGTTTCTGGATCTACAGCGGCAGTTGCTTCATCCATAACAAGTATCTAAAATAAATGGTATATCTTCAGTTTTAAAGTACATCGATGCACAAAGATGTTGAATTTTCTTGTATATCCAGTTAAGCAACAAACCTTAGACTCCCTGAGCAATGCTCTTGATAAACAAAGCAGCTGCCTTTCACCGACGCTTAAATTGTCTCCTCCATACCCAACAGATGCGTCAAGATGACCATTTATCGATTGTACTCTATTCTTCAGTTTGGTTTTTTCAAGCGCTCGCCATATTTCTGAATCTGTGTAACGTTTGAATGGATCCAGATTCGATCTGAAAGTTTAAGTCCAGTGCATCATAGAAGCAAGTTGAGTAGGTTTCGTTGACGTAAACATTAGTACAATGTTCCAAGCCCTGCACTCTCATAATAATGGAACACGCACTCGTACCTTATTTACAAACTGAAAGAGATAGCTGAGAACTGATGTCTAAATGTCTGCCTATACTACTCGCAGTATACATGTATGATGCTCTCTTTTTCTGTGTGTTTTACTACACAACAACGAGTTGCATGTATTTTGAATCGCAAAGGACACATACCTTATACTTCCGTTAAACAGTATTGGGTCCTGTGGGATGATCGAAAGTTTTGTTCTTAACTGACCGAGGTTTATTTCTGATATATCAACATTgtctatttctatttttccctCCGTCAACTCGACTAGCCTGAATAAGGCTGCTGTAAGGGAACTCTTCCCTGATCCTGTCCTCCCGACAATGCCTATAATTTCAAAGTggcaaattttgaaaaataattacttgcAGATTGGGTTTGAGCTCATAAATTGACTTTGTTCCGACAAATAGGTAAATCTCCCCTCATGCATAACAtctattaaaattgatttacacCCCCAAAACAATGTTCCACACATTCaattttgcaatgaaaattattaaaagtaGCAAGAAGGTCTCAAAAGTTGCAACTCACTTCTAAAGCGTGCTATTCGCGTGATGTGTGTCGTTATTCAATGTTCGGAGCATGGTAATTAGTATCGAAATCTAGATTTCGTACATTAGCATACAGTTTCAAACATTACTTTAAATCGAAAGTACTTATATACTTATTCAAATGTTATTCATAAACACCTGTTAGCTTTCTTTTAagggtgttgaaaaaattcgtcaaaaagGCAAGtatcaaaataaattacaGAACTTACCAATCTTTTCTCCAGCATCGACATTGAACGAAACATTCTTCAGGATAACGGGAGCCTCTTCTCCGTACGCCATGCttacattttggaattttatacttgCTGCCACTGGCCAACCTGATGGTGGTTGAAGGATTCGTTGACTGATGTTACCCTCGCCTACTAATGTCTACGAAAGTATGCAATTGGATATAAACTAATGGGTAATAAGGTTCGAAGCTTGCGTTAAAGTACTCGCCAAAACCTTTTCGATTAACACTGGATGTTATAACATATCTGATCTCTATACTTAATTATGAAATACTTACTCTGAGATAGTGATTTATTCTTTCAACACTGATGAATTTAACTTCTGTTTCTGAAGCTAATCTTATAGTGTATTGAAATACACCCGAGATGTGTGCTGCATATGAAAGAGCAAGACCAGCTAAGGCTGGTGGAAGTTCGCCTTGTAAAGCTATTACCAAGAATGCAGTTATTGCTATTACTGTTGCTGATAAACAGTCGACTCTCACTGCAAGCCACCTCATGGCTATCGAACACATGAACATACACTGGCTATTTTCATCAAACATGCAATTGAACCTGTAGAGAACAAAAATCATATATAGACGTCCCGAGCTCGAGTGATGTAAGTGATAAACAGCACTTATTGTTAAGGATATAGAAACTGAAAATGATGCTAAGATTATCATTTATATATTTCGGAAGTCTATAAGATAAAGGTTCCACAGTGTTCTTACTTTGTCAGAAAttcagtttctttttcaaagGCGTGTATTGTACTAAGTCCTTGAACTGTGGCTGTAACGTAACTGATAATTGGCGCACGTGACTTGTTTTCCATGCGTTTCAGATCTCTAGCTGCTACtctaaataaatttcaaaaaaacttCTCATACCCTGTATTAAGTGATTGCAGATGTAATGCAATTTGACACAAAATTATTCTCACCGGAATAC is a window encoding:
- the LOC124297017 gene encoding sodium leak channel non-selective protein isoform X2; this translates as MMLGRKQSLKGEPVLADYGPEECLNESADIEWVNKLWVRRLMRLCALVSLASVCLNTPKTFERVPPLQYVTFVCDLVVTFLFTAEMIAKMHIRGILKVRTTGEVPYLKDHWCQFDASMVFFLWLSVILQMFEMLGLVLRFSYASILRAPRPLIMIRFLRVFLKFSMPKSRINQIFKRSSQQIYNVTLFFLFFMSLYGLLGVQFFGELKNHCVLNTTDSNHITINSLAIPDTFCSTDPESGYQCPEGMKCMKLELSRYIMGFNGFDEFATSIFTVYQAASQEGWVFIMYRAIDSLPGWRAAFYFSTMIFFLAWLVKNVFIAVITETFNEIRVQFQQMWGVRGHISGSSASQILTGDDNGWKLITLDDNKHAGLASPFCHAVLRSPQFRMVVMCAILANGITTATMNFKHDERPRHTYYDNYYYAEIVFTIFLDLETLFKIWCLGFRGYYRHSIHKFELLLAIGTTFHVIPLFYLSGFTYFQVLRVFRLIKASPMLEDFVYKIFGPGKKLGSLIIFTMCLLVISSSISMQLFCYLCDFTKFESFPEAFMSMFQILTQEAWVEVMDETMLRTHETMAPFVAVYFILYHLFVTLIVLSLFVAVILDNLELDEDIKKLKQLKFREQSAEIKETLPFRLRIFERFPDSPQMTCLHKVPSDFNLPKVRESFMRQFIFEVEDDENEGVKKVNETFDSKMVYRKQRPVKILNNPPKVRNIVTNLRKAAITYIINDSNNQRLMLGDSAMIPVPGKTLLKPQGTVSSAKQLRIDQKKSIRRSVRSGSIKLKQTYEHLMENGDIGAINRVSSSRSRPHDLDIKLLQAKRQQAEMRRNQREDDLRENHPFFDTPLFAVPRESKFRKICQLLVYARYDARLKDPLTGKERKVQYKSLHNFLGLVTYLDWVMICATTLSCLSMMFETPKYRVMEVPALQIAEYGFVIFMSFELALKILADGLFFTPKAYIKDVASVLDVFIYVVSLVFLCWMPKSVPPNSGAQLLMILRCVRPLRIFTLVPHMRKVVYELCRGFKEILLVSTLLILLMFVFASYGVQLYGGRLARCNDPTILRREDCVGVFMRRVFVTKMKLQPGDNESYPSILVPRVWANPRRFNFDNIGDAMLALFEVLSFKGWLDVRDVLIKALGPVHAIYIHIYIFLGCMIGLTLFVGVVIANYSENKGTALLTVDQRRWCDLKKRLKIAQPLHLPPRPDGKKFRAFIYDITQNIYFKRFIAVMVLINSGLLCVSWRSEEEHTEPLATVSTILTLVFLVEVVMKNIAFTPRGYWQSRRNRYDLLVTVVGVIWIIIHWMIKNDLSYFIGFMVVILRFFTITGKHTTLKMLMLTVGVSVCKSFFIIFGMFLLVFFYALAGTIIFGTVKYGEGIGRRANFESPVTGVAMLFRIVTGEDWNKIMHDCMIQPPYCTPAANYWETDCGNFHASLIYFCTFYVIITYIVLNLLVAIIMENFSLFYSNEEDALLSYADIRNFQNTWNVVDIHQRGVIPVRRVKFILRLLKGRLETDPQKDRLLFKYMCYELERLHNGEDVTFHDVINMLSYRSVDIRKALQLEELLAREEFEYIIEEEVAKQTIRTWLEGCLKKIRAVGKQQNSLLAGLRATNDALMSLQDHVEEKKENTVDRDDEAETKDGDGLRHRSKKPVVLPRSDSIGSGSGRKYLAPMLSDPATVRTDKDKIAAAKKRNNRPPSVAKNNLPHVTEGLEQNRQPKDVQNNKAMMPKVSSIMVEVRDWWHEQVAYSTQSSDEEY
- the LOC124297017 gene encoding sodium leak channel non-selective protein isoform X4 — its product is MSLYGLLGVQFFGELKNHCVLNTTDSNHITINSLAIPDTFCSTDPESGYQCPEGMKCMKLELSRYIMGFNGFDEFATSIFTVYQAASQEGWVFIMYRAIDSLPGWRAAFYFSTMIFFLAWLVKNVFIAVITETFNEIRVQFQQMWGVRGHISGSSASQILTGDDNGWKLITLDDNKHAGLASPFCHAVLRSPQFRMVVMCAILANGITTATMNFKHDERPRHTYYDNYYYAEIVFTIFLDLETLFKIWCLGFRGYYRHSIHKFELLLAIGTTFHVIPLFYLSGFTYFQVLRVFRLIKASPMLEDFVYKIFGPGKKLGSLIIFTMCLLVISSSISMQLFCYLCDFTKFESFPEAFMSMFQILTQEAWVEVMDETMLRTHETMAPFVAVYFILYHLFVTLIVLSLFVAVILDNLELDEDIKKLKQLKFREQSAEIKETLPFRLRIFERFPDSPQMTCLHKVPSDFNLPKVRESFMRQFIFEVEDDENEGVKKVNETFDSKMVYRKQRPVKILNNPPKVRNIVTNLRKAAITYIINDSNNQRLMLGDSAMIPVPGKTLLKPQGTVSSAKQLRIDQKKSIRRSVRSGSIKLKQTYEHLMENGDIGAINRVSSSRSRPHDLDIKLLQAKRQQAEMRRNQREDDLRENHPFFDTPLFAVPRESKFRKICQLLVYARYDARLKDPLTGKERKVQYKSLHNFLGLVTYLDWVMICATTLSCLSMMFETPKYRVMEVPALQIAEYGFVIFMSFELALKILADGLFFTPKAYIKDVASVLDVFIYVVSLVFLCWMPKSVPPNSGAQLLMILRCVRPLRIFTLVPHMRKVVYELCRGFKEILLVSTLLILLMFVFASYGVQLYGGRLARCNDPTILRREDCVGVFMRRVFVTKMKLQPGDNESYPSILVPRVWANPRRFNFDNIGDAMLALFEVLSFKGWLDVRDVLIKALGPVHAIYIHIYIFLGCMIGLTLFVGVVIANYSENKGTALLTVDQRRWCDLKKRLKIAQPLHLPPRPDGKKFRAFIYDITQNIYFKRFIAVMVLINSGLLCVSWRSEEEHTEPLATVSTILTLVFLVEVVMKNIAFTPRGYWQSRRNRYDLLVTVVGVIWIIIHWMIKNDLSYFIGFMVVILRFFTITGKHTTLKMLMLTVGVSVCKSFFIIFGMFLLVFFYALAGTIIFGTVKYGEGIGRRANFESPVTGVAMLFRIVTGEDWNKIMHDCMIQPPYCTPAANYWETDCGNFHASLIYFCTFYVIITYIVLNLLVAIIMENFSLFYSNEEDALLSYADIRNFQNTWNVVDIHQRGVIPVRRVKFILRLLKGRLETDPQKDRLLFKYMCYELERLHNGEDVTFHDVINMLSYRSVDIRKALQLEELLAREEFEYIIEEEVAKQTIRTWLEGCLKKIRAVGKQQNSLLAGLRATNDALMSLQDHVEEKKENTVDRDDEAETKDGDGLRHRSKKPVVLPRSDSIGSGSGRKYLAPMLSDPATVRTDKDKIAAAKKRNNRPPSVAKNNLPHVTEGLEQNRQPKDVQNNKAMMPKVSSIMVEVRDWWHEQVAYSTQSSDEEY